From a region of the Labrus mixtus chromosome 5, fLabMix1.1, whole genome shotgun sequence genome:
- the LOC132974401 gene encoding ras-related protein Rab-27B-like, which yields MADWDYDYLIKLLSLGDSGVGKTTFLYRYTDHKFNRKFTTTVGIDFREKRVMYTGTGVDGTTEKNFKVHLQLWDTAGQERFRSLTTAFFRDAMGFLLMFDLTNQQSFLNVRNWMSQLQANAYCDSPDIVLVGTKADLRDVRDVHARQARDLADRYGIPYFETSAVTGVNVEQAVTTLLDMVMKRMEQSSYGGPSAEPNGSPATSHEVQEAPARRRCAC from the exons ATGGCTGACTGGGATTATGACTATCTGATCAAGCTGCTGTCTCTGGGGGACTCGGGGGTGGGAAAGACCACCTTCCTCTACAGGTACACAGACCATAAATTCAACCGCAAGTTTACAACCACAGTGGGCATTGACTTCAGGGAAAAGAGAGTG ATGTACACAGGGACAGGTGTTGATGGGACGACTGAGAAGAACTTCAAAGTCCACCTTCAGCTTTGGGACACAGCAGGACAAGAGAG gttccGCAGTCTCACTACAGCTTTCTTTAGAGACGCCATGGGCTTCCTGCTGATGTTTGACTTGACCAATCAGCAAAGTTTCCTCAACGTCAGGAACTGGATGA GTCAGCTCCAGGCCAATGCGTACTGTGATAGTCCAGACATTGTGCTGGTGGGCACAAAGGCTGACCTACGAGATGTGAGGGATGTTCACGCCAGACAGGCCAGAGATCTGGCAGACAGATACGG CATTCCTTACTTCGAGACGAGTGCGGTGACAGGTGTTAATGTGGAACAGGCTGTGACCACACTGCTGGACATGGTGATGAAGAGGATGGAGCAGAGCAGTTATGGGGGCCCAAGCGCTGAACCTAACGGTAGCCCTGCCACTAGCCATGAAGTGCAGGAGGCACCTGCCAGGAGAAGGTGCGCCTGCTAA
- the LOC132974400 gene encoding sia-alpha-2,3-Gal-beta-1,4-GlcNAc-R:alpha 2,8-sialyltransferase-like encodes MVRIAKALGLVILCVAVLILSLISYVSLRKDSLFTSSKYYMGGPRIMFHAGFRSQFAMNFLDPSFIPLTNALNEELQGKPYKWKFNKTAFYQQRKDIFNYIDIPKNFSLTKNSVRVGQLMHFDYSSHKYVFSISNNFKSLLPDTSPIRNKHYSICSVVGNSGILTGSHCGPEIDQADFVFRCNFAPTDVYSKDVGKKTNLTTFNPSILERYYNNLLTIQDRNNFFLNLKKLEGAILWIPAFFLHTSATVTRTLVDFFVEHKGQLKVELAWPGNIMHDVNKYWKTKNLSPKRLSTGILMYTLASAMCDEIHLYGFWPFGWDPNTGKDLPYHYYDKKGTKFTTKWQETHQLPTEFKLLYKLHREGVIRLSLTHCS; translated from the exons ATGGTCCGCATCGCCAAGGCCCTCGGTTTGGTTATTCTGTGCGTCGCTGTGCTCATACTGTCGCTCATCAGCTATGTGTCCCTTAGGAAAGACagcctcttcacctcctctaaATACTACATGGGAGGACCGAGGATAATGTTTCATGCAGGATTTCG gTCTCAGTTTGCCATGAACTTCCTGGACCCCTCCTTCATCCCATTAACCAATGCCCTGAATGAAGAGCTTCAAGGAAAACCATACAAATGGAAGTTCAACAAGACAGCTTTTTATCAGCAGAG GAAAGATATCTTCAACTACATCGACATTCCCAAAAACTTCTCCCTCACAAAGAATAGTGTACGTGTGGGCCAGCTGATGCACTTTGACTACTCCAGCCACAAATATGTCTTCTCGATCAGCAACAACTTCAAATCCCTGCTCCCGGATACCTCTCCCATCCGCAACAAGCATTACAGCATATGCTCTGTGGTGGGAAACAGTGGCATCCTGACAGGTAGCCACTGCGGCCCAGAGATCGACCAGGCCGACTTTGTCTTCCGCTGCAACTTTGCCCCCACCGATGTCTACTCAAAGGATGTGGGAAAGAAGACCAACCTGACCACCTTCAACCCCAGCATCCTGGAGAGGTACTACAATAACCTCTTGACCATTCAAGACAGGAATAACTTCTTCCTCAACCTGAAGAAGCTGGAGGGAGCCATCCTGTGGATCCCTGCCTTCTTCCTTCATACCTCAGCCACAGTAACCAGGACCCTGGTGGACTTCTTTGTGGAGCACAAGGGCCAACTGAAGGTCGAACTGGCCTGGCCTGGAAACATCATGCATGATGTCAACAA ATACTGGAAAACTAAAAACCTCTCCCCTAAACGCCTCAGCACTGGAATCCTCATGTACACTCTGGCCTCTGCCATGTGCGACGAGATCCACCTCTACGGCTTCTGGCCCTTTGGCTGGGACCCCAACACGGGAAAGGATCTGCCTTACCACTACTACGACAAGAAAGGGACCAAATTCACCACCAAGTGGCAGGAGACCCATCAGCTGCCCACCGAGTTCAAGCTGCTCTACAAGCTGCACCGGGAAGGCGTGATCAGACTCAGCCTGACGCACTGCTCTTAG